The proteins below come from a single Oscillospiraceae bacterium genomic window:
- a CDS encoding ABC transporter ATP-binding protein, with protein MELLKIENLCKIYGNGENQVAALDHVSLTVEKGEFAAIIGSSGSGKSTLLHIIGGVDVPTSGKVYLDGQDIYAQNSEKLAIFRRRQVGLIYQFYNLIPTLNVVENITLPVLMDQREVNQERLNELLRLLSLSERRTHLPNQLSGGQQQRVSIGRALMNAPMVMLADEPTGNLDSQNRQEIINLLKLSNQKYNQTLIIVTHDENIALQADRIIGISDGKIVRDERIRS; from the coding sequence ATGGAACTTTTGAAGATTGAAAATTTGTGCAAGATCTACGGCAATGGCGAAAATCAAGTCGCAGCGCTCGACCATGTTTCGCTCACGGTGGAAAAAGGGGAATTTGCGGCGATCATCGGGTCGAGCGGATCTGGAAAATCCACCCTGCTGCACATCATTGGCGGCGTGGACGTACCGACCAGCGGCAAGGTGTACCTTGACGGCCAGGATATATACGCCCAGAACAGCGAGAAACTGGCTATATTCCGCAGGCGACAGGTGGGGCTCATCTATCAGTTTTACAATCTTATTCCAACCTTGAACGTGGTGGAAAACATCACATTGCCCGTACTGATGGACCAGCGTGAAGTCAATCAGGAGCGGCTAAACGAGCTTTTGCGACTGCTCAGTTTGTCCGAGCGCCGCACACATCTCCCAAATCAGCTCTCGGGCGGCCAACAACAGCGCGTGTCCATTGGCCGGGCACTGATGAACGCCCCCATGGTCATGTTGGCCGACGAACCCACTGGAAATTTAGACAGTCAAAATAGGCAGGAAATCATCAATTTGCTAAAACTTAGCAATCAAAAATACAATCAAACTCTGATCATCGTCACGCACGATGAAAACATCGCCTTGCAGGC